A genomic stretch from Sebastes fasciatus isolate fSebFas1 chromosome 23, fSebFas1.pri, whole genome shotgun sequence includes:
- the large1 gene encoding xylosyl- and glucuronyltransferase LARGE1, which translates to MLGMCRGRRKFLAASLALLFIPALTWLYLSVGSFQVKPLPLSPLEAQSSTPVGGAGERQALELRVRAVEEENRALRRELSRPPRSPSARLPNGGRRGNQSRTHSEEGTGDNEGQKAAAVGNSSDCVQQPVVDKCETIHVAIVCAGYNASRDVVTLVKSVLFHRRNPLHFHFITDSIAQQILSSLFHTWMVPAVRVDFYDADELKSEVSWIPNKHYSGIYGLMKLVLTKTLPSDLQRVIVLDTDITFATDIAELWAVFHKFKGQQVLGLVENQSDWYLGNLWKNHRPWPALGRGFNTGVILLLLDRLRKLRWEQMWRLTAERELMSMLSTSLADQDIFNAVIKQNPFLVHQLPCFWNVQLSDHTRSEKCYKDVSDLKVIHWNSPKKLRVKNKHVEFFRNLYLTFLEYDGNLLRRELFGCPSEADHNSENLQKTLSELDEDDPCYEFRRERFTVHRTHLYFLHYEYEPSSDNTDVTLVAQLSMDRLQMLEAICKHWEGPISLALYLSDAEAQQFLRYAQGSEVLMSRGNVGYHIVYKEGQFYPVNLLRNVAMRHVNTPYMFLSDIDFLPMYGLYEYLRKSVVQLDMANAKKALVVPAFETLRYRLSYPKSKAELLSQLDMGTLFTFRYHVWTKGHAPTNFAKWRTATTPYRVQWEADFEPYVMVRRDSPEYDRRFVGFGWNKVAHIMELDAQEYEFVVLPNAYMIHMPHAPSFDITKFRSNKQYRVCLKTLKEEFQQNMSRRYGFAALKYMTAENNS; encoded by the exons TGAAGCCCCTCCCCCTGTCTCCGTTGGAAGCCCAATCGTCAACGCCGGTGGGCGGAGCCGGCGAGCGGCAGGCCTTAGAGCTGCGGGTCCGGGCGGTGGAGGAAGAGAACCGGGCACTGCGCCGGGAGCTGAGCCGGCCACCCAGGAGCCCGTCTGCGCGCCTTCCAAACGGCGGTCGCCGTGGCAACCAGAGCCGAACCCATTCAGAGGAGGGCACCGGCGACAACGAGGGCCAGAAAGCTGCCGCGGTGGGAAACAGCTCAGACTGTGTGCAGCAGCCGGTGGTGGATAAGTGTGAG ACCATCCACGTGGCCATCGTATGTGCAGGTTACAACGCCAGTCGAGACGTGGTGACGCTGGTTAAATCCGTCCTCTTCCACAG gcGGAACCCACTACATTTCCATTTCATCACAGACTCCATTGCTCAGCAGATCCTGTCCTCTCTGTTCCATACCTGGATGGTCCCTGCCGTCAGGGTGGACTTCTACGATGCAGACGAGCTGAAG TCTGAGGTGTCATGGATCCCCAACAAACATTACTCAGGGATCTATGGCCTGATGAAGCTGGTGCTGACTAAGACGCTGCCGTCCGACCTGCAGAGAGTCATCGTCCTGGACACTGACATCACGTTTGCCACCGACATCGCTGAACTCTGGGCTGTCTTCCACAAGTTCAAAG GTCAGCAGGTTCTCGGTCTGGTGGAGAACCAGAGTGACTGGTACCTGGGGAACCTGTGGAAGAACCACCGACCCTGGCCGGCTCTGGGCAGAGGCTTCAACACCG GCGTGATTTTGCTTCTCCTGGATCGTCTGCGGAAGCTGAGATGGGAGCAGATGTGGAGgctgactgcagagagagaaCTAATGAGCATGCTGTCCACCTCCCTGGCAGACCag gacatCTTCAACGCTGTGATCAAACAGAACCCGTTCCTGGTTCACCAGCTGCCCTGCTTCTGGAACGTCCAGCTGTCCGACCACACCCGCTCTGAGAAGTGCTACAAAGACGTGTCAGACCTCAAG GTGATCCACTGGAATTCTCCCAAGAAGCTGCGAGTGAAGAACAAGCATGTGGAGTTTTTTCGGAATCTCTATCTGACCTTTCTGGAGTACGACGGCAACCTGCTGCGGAGAGAGCTGTTCGGCTGTCCCAGCGAGGCCGACCACAACAGTGAGAAC CTTCAGAAGACTCTGTCAGAGCTGGACGAAGACGATCCTTGCTACGAGTTTCGACGGGAGCGATTCACCGTCCACCGAACGCACCTCTACTTCCTCCACTATGAGTATGAGCCCAGCTCTGACAACACTGACGTCACTCTAGTCGCCCAGCTCTCTATGGACAG GCTCCAGATGTTGGAGGCCATTTGTAAGCACTGGGAGGGCCCCATCAGCCTGGCCCTGTACCTGTCCGACGCCGAGGCCCAGCAGTTCCTGCGCTACGCTCAGGGCTCCGAGGTGCTGATGAGCCGCGGGAATGTCGGCTACCACATCGTCTACAAAGAGGGACAGTTCTACCCGGTCAACCTGCTGCGTAATGTGGCCATGCGGCACGTCAACACACCTTACATGTTCCTGTCAGACATCGACTTCCTGCCCATGTACGGCCTGTATGAGTACCTCAG gaAGTCAGTGGTGCAGCTGGACATGGCCAACGCCAAGAAAGCTCTGGTGGTTCCAGCCTTTGAGACACTGCGATATCGTCTGTCTTACCCAAAGTCCAAGGCTGAGCTGCTCTCTCAGCTGGACATGGGCACACTCTTCACCTTCAG gTACCATGTGTGGACTAAAGGCCACGCACCAACTAACTTTGCCAAATGGCGGACAGCCACCACGCCCTACAGGGTGCAGTGGGAAGCCGACTTTGAGCCCTACGTCATGGTGAGGAGGGACAGTCCTGAGTACGACCGCCGCTTTGTGGGCTTCGGCTGGAACAAGGTGGCTCACATCATGGAGCTGGATGCTCAG GAGTACGAGTTTGTGGTTCTGCCCAACGCCTACATGATCCACATGCCTCACGCGCCCAGCTTCGACATCACCAAGTTCCGCTCCAACAAGCAGTACCGGGTCTGCCTCAAGACCCTGAAGGAGGAGTTCCAGCAGAACATGTCGCGGCGCTACGGATTCGCCGCCCTAAAATACATGACGGCTGAGAACAACAGCTAG
- the LOC141761936 gene encoding ankyrin repeat domain-containing protein 16-like produces the protein MDENTLKQLVKLTQDGQVDSLQRLISSSEVQSVSRIHFGRSGDTLLHYAARRGHLDMLQYLIKQVCMDVELHNNDYKRPLHEAASMSHQACVSYLLQEGANVDSLKKADC, from the exons ATGGATGAGAACACTTTAAAGCAGCTGGTGAAGCTCACTCAGGATGGACAGGttgactctctgcagagactgatCAGCAGCTCTGAGGTTCAGTCTGTCAGCAGGATACACTTCGGTCGGTCTGGGGACACCCTGCTGCACTATGCTGCCAGGAGAGGACACCTGGACATGCTGCAGTATCTCATAAAGCAGGTGTGCATGGATGTGGAGCTGCACAACAACGACTACAAGAGGCCTCTGCACGAAGCTGCTTCCATGAGCCACCAGGCCTGTGTTAGCTACCTGCTGCAGGAAGGAGCCAACGTGGACAGTCTGAAGAAAGCTGACTG CTGA